The Hippocampus zosterae strain Florida chromosome 20, ASM2543408v3, whole genome shotgun sequence nucleotide sequence ATTGCTGGCAAATTTTATAACATAGAAAGCCTGTTTAATGGACTGGGAGATTCTTCCCATCCAGGCTGGTGCGGAAATAATAGCAACCTGGTCAGTGTTGAGGAAAAATGGCTTCTCCATGTTAAGTCGCTCAGTGGAATGAAAATCAGGAAATTATTAGCAGAGTGATCAATCATCGAGGCGTATGCGCTCCTGCAGGAAAATCCCCAAAGTTTCTTTGAGATGAATCTTTGAGACTTCACCTGAGAAGTCATCGAATCGTTGCCTGTCTCATGAGCTCAACTTTGCGTGACGGAGCGTACCAACCTTATTCCGATTTTTCGGATGAAGCAATTGTTTCCAACACCCTGACGCAAGCAGATTTCAACCGCTTTGCAACATTTGCGACATTCAATGGACAATGAAAGAAACTTGGTAGTCTAATTTGTTAGCTTTTCAACAACAAACTCAAGACTGGTGCGGTCGTGATCTTTTCAATggcctgaaaatgaaatgaccaggatgaatgagaataatcaCAAACCAATTTTTAATATGTATGCGCAAAATGTGCTGTCCCATCTTTGGTAAAAGTACAAtggtgaaaagagaaaaaaaaagattgatgctTTTGCGAAGACATAGTAGTAATGTAGTGAAACAAGTCCTGTGATGAAAATGGGCCTTGTGATGAAAGGTAGACGGGAAAATCCTCAATATAAATTGTCTCTATAGGACGGGATGAGAGGTGAGGACGACTCAGTGGGAGTAATGACCAGAGAGCTATCCGGGATGGCTATAGGATAGTgaatgtgtacgtgtgtgtgtgtgtgtgtatgtgtgtatgcaagaaaaagagagaggaagCGGCAGCAAGGGGCTGTGCGCTGATCACTCATGATGACACCTTAGAGGCCGTCCTGtaaggaagaaaaatgaaaactatTATGGGCTCGCTGGGCTATGTTGGCTTTGATGTGTCAGCAGTTATTAGCCAGGGACACCAGTCACCAGTCTTaaggtcctaaaaaaaaaaatgttgcagagggggaaaaaaaagacatgacgaTGAGCTCTTATGACCAATGGTGCAAAGATTAACCCCAAGAGTGGTTCCAAAGATGGTAAATTCTAACGTTATCATGTTTTTTCCCGTCCACTGAATACGGCGTAAGTGGATATTATTCTGAGTTTATTTGATGCTGAGCACTTCTACTGCCTCCTTGATTATATTTATGCAAAACTCTACATTGTAGGACACACCAGTAGTATCCATTGGTTAGTTTGTAATTTCTTTTGTGGCGcacattttcttttaatgtacctCAATTAGCAGCGCTATATAAACCAATGAAACtcacatttttcttcataaaataTTTCCACGCGTAAAATATTTACACGCTAACACAAAGGCTCACCCATTTTTCTTTCATAACTGAGAGAGAAGGTTAGCTCTCGTTCAGTCATTACAATAATCCGAATTTTACATGCTTTCATGAGATCATCCTCATTAATCTGTGCATTCAGATTTTTGGTCATACATGGAGAAGGATGTGTTGGCAATTTTATGAGTGACTGAGGGGACTATGCCAAAGTTACAACAACCAAAGGAAGTTGGTTCAGATGCTTAAATTGACGAAGCAGTCTTAAGAGTTGGAGGACAGACTTCAGCACACATCAAGGCCTCACATTAACTGACATGCTGGTGTCTTCACACTACCTCATCTGCAGGTACTAAAATTAAAGCCTTAACGCGTTTATGTGCAACTTGTGATGATACTTTACATTCATTCGAATTATTTGACttttgcaaacacattttttaggaTATAATTATTTATGAATCGGAATAAAACAATGCAAATGAGTGACTTCGGCATAATCACAAATGGAAACTCTTATGTGAGGTTATACTACCCTCTAGTGGTCAAGTGTTATTTCACCCAAGCGTCACAATAAAACTACAAATATTGGGATTGATCCAACATTTTTAACACTATTGTGTTGTAAACAGATAGCAACGCTAATTTGCACACTTTAGCTAGTTCATTCGGAGAATGGAGTTTGATATGCTTCAAGGTATTAACCGGCGGTTACTGTCAAAGCAATATATATTTTAGACACAAATGCAGTTCAGTATGGTTTCCCCTCTATTCAAAAGAAAGAAGGTTCTCTTTCAACGTCAGCCTTCGATGCCCATTATCATGTCCTAATAGCTTGCCCAATGGCGCGGTTTGTTATGCGGGTTCACTGGTCAACTAAGTCACAGGCCATTAGCCCAAGCAAACGTTACTTTGCAACGCTACCCAAAACATACCTTATTTGTTTCACATTAGCTTCTTGATGTGGCATGGTGTGCTATACCAACAGCAGCAATTTATCACACAATTTTGGCACAGTTATGCTCCACTTGCAGCACCACTTCCAGTCTTCTATGAAAAGCCCCGGCAGCAAATAAATTAAACATGTGTCATTGAGCATGCTAAATGGCTTGCAACACATAATCATCGTAATAATTATAAGGCTGCCATGAAAGTGAGCTAGATGGATGACACGTATACCGCGGTGGAAAAACTGGGAGTAATGGTGCAGAGGGGTTTAGCTTTTCTGTGTGATTTCATTCCGCCAGTTTTGTTCAGAATCACAGGCTCAAAGTCTTGATGGACAATGGGTTGATTAGCCCAATCAGAAAAAGCGGAGAGGAACCGTGGGTAGGCCGCGACACTTCTCACGTCCCATTGTGTCCTCCTCCATTTCATTAATCAGCAACCAAAGGCCCTCTGAGTCTGTTTGGCAGGCAGCCTGTTCACTTATTTCATGCCATTGCCTGACCCTACACGATCTCTTTCTATGGTCATTACTACTTTTCTTCGacttaggagaaaaaaaacaagtttctgGTATGCTCCCAAATTTGTCATCTACTGTATCTCCCCATtgattaaaagtcttaaaaaaatagaatgtatactgtacttattttcctccctctgAATCAGACCAACTGTGTAAACAGTATCTCAACATAAACGACTAATCTGAACCACAACTCCAAGCCGATAAGCAAACAATCAATGTGAGCCGGTTGCACAGTCCAAGTCCAAATTGGGACATGATTTCCCACGGGACACAAGTTACAACCGCACAATGCAAGACAGCCCAGGTTATTGGCGCTCAATTACAAGCAACAAATGCCATTTGGAAATAAGTAAGGTTGTCCATTGGCAACTGGGGCAGGTTTGATTCCTGTCAATATGGTCAGAAAGAGATACAGCTATCTAGCACACCGGGATGCAGGAAGACCGTGGCAGCGATTTATTGACATCGCTCAGCTTTGACATTCATGAAATGTCTTACCGTTGCCCTTGTCCATGTGGCCAATTGGCTAATTACCGCAGCGGAAGACGAAATTTACTGGGCACAGTCCTTATTTCTTCAGGATGACCCAACACATACAATCATATTCTACACCACTTGTCCTTcgtgttgctggagcctatacaaggtgactttgggcgagaagcTACGTATACccagaactggtcgccagtcaattgcaAGGCGCACACTTGAATGGATAAACAGTCagtcgcgctcacattcacacaccaCTGACACTTTATAGTTTTCAATAATGCAACGTGGAAGCTGGTCGAAATGATAAATCACAAGGCCGCCCGGCATTAAATCAAACATTTATAACCTTTGCTTGTAGTTTCATGAGTGTATGCTAAGCTATAAATAAAAGATAAAGGTATGactttttgactgaaaaaaaaaaagatctatcgttcatatttttttcatgacaattaCTTTTCAACAGTGCTGTGAGATGTATAACTCGCTATAAATTCCATTTGAAATGCCCTCCATTTGGATTGCTGGGGCTGCACTTTGGGTGAAGTTGATAAATTCAGTGGCTTCTCATAGCCATAAAAATGCTGGAGAACATTaaattctcagttttttttaaagtgtacaGGTGAAAACACCCGCGTCTTCACTCACGCAAAATTGTGGAAAACAACACCATCTATAGgctagaaaaataaaatgcaaagcaaAATTCAGGAGAGGGCGACAACTATTGTTCACCCGGCAAACGGGGCGCTTTTCAGATTCAAGGTTGTGGTGTGCTGCCATCTAGCGGTAAAATGACTGTAACTGCAACTAATCAAGTCTCGAGTCTTAGCTGAAGAACACAGCGAATGAACGCTGAAACGATGTAATAAGTAGAATCGATTAAATATTCTACCTTCAGTAAAAAACAAGGTGACAAATGGTTTGGTTGACATCGCTAAACATATTTGGTTCAACACTGTAtgacataaaatacattttatttgcagtGCATCCTGGCGTCCTGTCTCGTTTATTGATACCTCTCAGTGGTCattcaactcttttttttggctGACTGGGTCGTGCAAGGTGCACCGAACGGacgactgaataaataaataaataaaatgttcataGCTTTCAAGAGATCCAAGGGGACACGTGGACTGCAACCGTAATAATAATAGTGCAAAAATTGACATAATAAAGACGTTTTCCTGTTATTCATGTTTGTAATACATGTTATTTGCCATGCATTCATGTCGATATCGGTACGTGAAAGACCTCGCTTTCAGTCGATTTTTATTTCTGCTTCAAAAAAGTTTTGATTGAATGAATTCGCGTATTTGCGGTATATGACTACGATGGCCAATAGAAACGTTGCTGTCATCAAGGATCGTCAAAGTCACCGCAAACGCAATCCGAAGAGCCTTCTTTGCATTGGTTTACACACCAAAGAGGAGGCTCGACTCGAAATGCGATTGGCCGACATAAGGGCCACTCACCACCGCTGTCATTCAAGCTATGCGAGTGAGCAAATAGATGCGGAACAGGGAGAAGGAGAGGGGGCGGTAGTCTGCTGCCCTTCACGGTCATTTCTGCACAATTGCATAAAACCGTGGCCATCTCGTATTATTATCATCGGTTGTATCGGGAATATAAATATCAACCGTGAAGATGGCGCAGTCAGACACCAAGAAGATATTCTTTGAGAACCTCTCCGGAGCAGGAAAAGCCATCGCGGTGCTGACTAGCGGAGGGGATGCTCAAGGTACTGTCTAGGATACAGTGCAGTGACACTTGTATCAAATATGACACCGTAGTCATGTTAAACCGACTGTTAAAACACACCCCATTCAATGATGGAATTACTTGCCGATTCTGCAGATCAAGTATTGCGCAGCAACGAAATAATATAACAAAATATATCGATCATTCATTGAAATAATCCACCGGAGAGCGCGCTAACGTGACATATCGTGctattgttgacattttttttcttccttgccgTGACAGCTCAGGGGATTTCAAGGTCGTATAATATTTACGCTTACGAAGCAGTCATAAATGACAGCTCGATTTCAAGCATTTTCAACGATTACGGTTATGGCGATGGACGGGGCCGCGGAAAATAAGTGGATTGCTGTGGTCGCTCTCTTCCAGTCATACACATCAACAAAATAGTAAAAATAGCAAAGTCAAGATCGAGGGGTTTGCAGGAGGAAGTCCCTTGAGGTTCGCAGTCCCCCGAGTTGGCCTGTTGTGGAATGACCTCATCCTGTGTACGTGATGTGCCGCAGACGACTCGGCCGCTTCTCTGCTAGGTTTGCTGACGTCAGAGAGGAAACCCTGATCACGTGGACAGTGGCTCGTTTCCCCGATAGCGTAACTCTTCCAATTAACTGTAACTAATGAAGTCCCAAGCGGAACATATGAGCATGTAACAATCCATttgtaaaacaatcaaacagTAAAAGCTTGTTATATGGCACCCCCAGCTCTGTTAATCATCACGATATAGTGCATGCGTTTTTTCAGTGTATTTCCCCTAAATAACACCAATGGGTAATATAttgcttctctaaatctgctgTGTCATCACTATTGGTGCTTTTAAATGAACAAAGTAGAACGTAtatttgctttcaaatgttCAAGTTTGTTTGACAAATTATTAATCCGGTTCAGATACctgaaaaatatgcaaaagtACAGCTAAGTTATTTGGACTTTGATAACTTCCCACCCCTGGACATTGGATTTGAACTGTATCTGCAGTGCAGCAAACGTAATCCTCGGAGACAACAGTTGCAGTGTGTTGCTGATGAGTTGCTCACGGCCCTTTCCCGTagttggccggaaaaaaaaagaggctatgCATGCCTGACAAGAGCTGAACGCCAGTGTCAGAAGGCATTATGTCGCAGCGGCTTGGTCCTTTCACTCACTCAGCACCAGAAAGTGTCATTCATGCATAATGAGAAACCCTAACTTACTATTTGAATTACAGGATATGGTGACTGGGTTTCCCACAGCACTTGAACTATCTGATTTCTGCCTTTACTTGACTCGATGTTGCTTAGTTACAACAGCACGAGCCAATTCCTGTTGGGAAAACATCccgcctcgttttttttttttttttttttccgacactCATCCGCTTTTCCTGTGGGGCTGCTGTGGGTTGAAAACGTTCAATTTCCCTGGCAGTGTTTGACAAACCTGCCATTGACATGCAAGGCACAGAAGCGGCATCTAAATAGTGACTCAGTTCATTTGGATTGGTCACAAAAGCAGTAGCTCAGAGACTGTCGGAGGAGCACGCAAGCATTTTGACCAAATATGGTAGCTTGCCAAGACAAAAATATCCTCGAAAAACATGCCGAGGACAGATCGTGCGCTGGGCAATATAAGAAGTGTTGCTCTGAAATATCAACTCGCTCTTTACATTACACTATATCATGGAGACAATTCAAAAAGCCCAGTTTTGGTTCAAGAATCGGAAGCGAAGGTATTTTTCGTGCAAATTTAAAAACTGTTACAATTTAAAGCATTTTGGGGTTACGGAGGCAGAGTGCagtgttttgcttttgaaaaGCAATAAAGATGATATGAGACATTTTTGCCACTGAGGTTGATGACGGTGTATtgatgtgctattttttttaatgtttcaggGATGAATGCAGCTGTGCGTGCTGTGGTTCGAATGGGGCTATATGTGGGAGCAAAGGTTTATTTCATTCGGGAGGTGAGTCGGTGCTGCTTGAATGTAACTTTCCCTTCTCTGGTCTGTCAAAAGGCGACATCAAGTTGTCTGATTTGTCGAGGACCGGGTCACTAGTTTCCTGTCACGCAGGAGGCCGCGTTCGGCACACACAGCCTTTGTTCCcaacagtctgtgtgtgtgtgtttgtgagacgGGCCTCCTTGCTCAGCATTTGTTATATAACCGACTTGATGCCCTGTTTAAAAGATTTCCCCCACCCAGGTACTCAGACCTCATGTTAAGGCTTCCTCTGCAGAAGGTTGTGCAAATAGAGTGCTTACATTTTAAGGCCATCTGGACCTACCATAGTCCATCCAGGAAAATGTTCTGTGGACACATgaaaccaaaatatgttttgttttgtttttcctaccCGCATGTAGCGTACCGTACAACTACATTTGGCTTGATATACACTGGCTGGCCACACCGACGTCTAATCTTACAGTTGGCggcgttattttttttcacattttaaatgagcGCGTGTTTGGAAAGATGTCCTTGTAGCTCaactttacattttgtttttcatcaggGATATCAAGGTATGGTGGATGGTGGGGAGAACATAACAGAAGCTAAATGGGAAAGTGTGTCCAGCATGCTTCAAGTGGTAAGTCGATACGACGGGAAATGCAAATGGTTCATTTCATCTGTATGGACCAGATAAGAAGACGTAAATACCAATGACATGTTTGACAAGTTTTGTCCTTATACCAAATGACACAGCACTCGTGTTTGCATTAGCAACAAGGGAGCAAAGAAAAGACACGAGCTAAAGATTCAAGTCATGTTTTCTGCCAAAGTCCTCCAAAGCCATGCACTTATACTGACTACAAagtgatgatttatttttttttaagggcggGACGGTCATTGGCAGTGCCCGCTGCAAAGACTTTCGCACGCACGAAGGACGCCTGAAGGCCGCTCTCAACTTGGTGAAGCTCGGCATCACCAACCTGTGTGTGATCGGTGGAGACGGCAGCCTGACGGGAGCCAACCTCTTCAGGGAGGAATGGAGTGGACTGCTCGCGGAACTGGTCGAGCAAGGTCCCGGAGCAGACAAATGCCCGTCAATTTTTCccattcaaatgaaatgaaatgaaatgcccTTCGTTCTTTCCCTTACCCCGCAAAACACCCGCATCTTATTCACGGCTTTGATAAAGGCAAATAGCAATGTCAATGTTACAAAAAGTTTGCTCATCACTCAGGTTTTGGCTTCAactcagagcaaaaaaaaaaaaaaaaagaccaagctACTGCTCGCAATTCGAAAAGTTGAAGCACTTGCAAGTCGAGGTACCATTGCGTAATGTATACTGCACATTCTGTCAAATATATATTGTACCTGCATAAGAAGCAGACTAACCCCAATGATATTCACCATTCCTCTTGAACTCAGCAGTTTCCACAGCTCAGAGCTACGTCGCTTATTGTGACAACAAACTCTTTTAGAAATCCGCTGGAAAAGATGGCGGCACGTTTCAGGTGACCACAGCGTGCTTCTTTCTCCTTTTCAGGTTCTATCGAGCAGCAATCGGTTCAGACCTATTCCGCCCTTCACATCGTCGGTATGGTGGGCTCCATTGATAACGACTTCTGTGGAACCGACATGACAATCGGCACCGATTCTGCTCTGCACCGAATCATTGAGGTGGTGGATGCAATTATGACAACCGCACAGAGGTGAGAGCTGCTCGTGTGCATTTTTGACGATGCATTGAATTAAGTTTTGAGGTTATCTTGtcacttgtgttgtttttcagtCACCAGAGGACATTTGTTTTAGAAGTCATGGGCAGACACTGCGGGTAAAGATTTGATCCTGCTCGTGGCACATTCCCCTGTGACAATTCATCAAGCCCACCAAATCATGTCATTGTGTGTGTTATTGTAGCTACCTGGCCTTGGTTAGTGCCCTGGCATGTGGGGCTGACTGGGTGTTAATCCCCGAGATGCCTCCGGAGGATGGCTGGGAAGAGAAGATGTGCCAAAAACTGTCTGCGGTAACACTGCGTTTAGTTGCTCCCGCACGTTAAGGATTGCAACACACTTAACtcaaatacatgtttttaaaaatctcaatTTATTCTCGATTAATCTCAATTCTTCCCAAGCGTGTTGTCCCGCCTTTCATCCTGCAACACCGCCTCAGGTTGTGGCATAATAAAAGGCCTGAGTGAAGCTTTATCACGATCTCCGGTCAAGGTGTTTATTGAAGATAATGCGCAGATATTAGAGTGGCTTTTTATTGTGAGGCACACACGATCAATGTTATGATCCTGTACTTCGGGGGTGTTCAAACTTTTTCGTTTGAGGAccgcatacagaaaaaaacgGACGGATGAAAGGGCCACGTTCAACTTTGCCAACTTTTTGAAACGTTCCAAAGCAAGTCAAGAAAGCAATTATTTATCGTTTCTGTGGTCGAGTTAATTTCATATCACATATTTCAATAGTTGaagtttttggggtggccaaccGCCTTCTATTTTGCAGAATACATCCGAATTCCATCCCCACATTCAGaaccaacaaaagcaaaaactgtAGTAAGGTGACCATTTCTTCGAATATACATTTataccaaaaaatatttttttgtcatatcgCAGGCTGCTGAAAGATGGCTGGCGGGCCGCAAATACCCCCCCGCCATATTTTGGACACCTCTGCTGTACTTTATCTTTCACTTGCCAGATGGATGACTTAGTCAAATCCAAATATTTAGAATTACAAAATCCATTTGCGAATTTAATCACATTTGAAATCAACACAATGTGACCGATTTTTTGCATGTAGTACATTTCTCATATTTTACCGACATTCATGGAGTATTGGATACACAGAAAATGCATATATACATTCTATAATTCAGAGTTTTGTATTTTGCACTACCTTAGTCCACTTGGTCCGACGTCCTTGTTCTATCcatgtttgaatgtatttttctgcTTCTGAAAAATTGATGTTGTCGTTATGATGCAGACCCGTTCCAGGGGCACAAGGCTGAATATAATCATAGTGGCAGAAGGAGCCCTTGATAGACACGGGAAGCCCATAACATCTAGTATTGTCAAGGATGTGAGTACATGAAGTCAAAGAAAGGGGGAAGCCAGAAGCATGGAGCCATGACAAGCCATATATGTACCATGCCCCATGATTAATGGTATCAATATATCGGATAAAAAGAGCAAAGTTAGGCAGGATATTGCTCGTGAGAATGAGCAAAGAGCTCCGCAAACCGTCGGCGCCGACGACACGACACGCCGTCTGGTCCCCGTGCTTCTGAAAGCCCGCGTGGCAGCCGCATTCACAATTTTTCCTGTCATGCTGTGTCTCCGCCGCACTTGTAGAATCGAGCAGTGATGAAAAGGCTGAATATCATAATAGTAGCCGAAGGGGCCATTGACCATAACAACAAGCCCATTACTACTGACTGTATTAAGGACGTAAGTACAGTGTGGCGCGTTCCACCCTTTGACCTCCGACTGCCTCCTACGTGACCTCTCCTTACTTTGTTGCTGCCCTGGTGTGGCTTTGACCTTGTCGCTGTGTTTCTGGAATGCTCTGTACGACGCTCTCGTAGGGTAAGGCCCCTTTCACAACTGTCGCTACTACGACAGCTGCTAATCGTATTCTTACCACTGCATCACTGAACACGTGTAAAATGTAGCGgctttaatacaaaacaactaTCCACATTATTGttggctttttgttttggttctgcGAGACGTATCCCTGACCTTGCACTGTTATTCTTTTGTGTACCGCACCCAAATATGTGTTTTACAGTTTGATGTGGAGTTCAAGACCTTGCCCTCTCCAGCACCTCCCCCCACGCCCTGCACATGACTAACATGACTGAAAAATTAGAATGGCTTGCCTGTGCTTTGCTGTTTCCCCTTCTCttcagctttttaaaaattattattttaaactgtGTTCTGTTTCAGTGCCCGTGTTTGTGTTGTTGCGTAATGAACTACGTATTGCTTATTGATAAAAATATCTATAATTATAAAGATTTTTAGATACAATTTGACGTCAATAACGTGGGCGTTTTATTGGCATGCGCCGTGTCAGGAGTCAGTATGTTTTGCGATGACGGCTTAATTTCTGCATTTCGTACTTCCAGCTTGTTGTCAAGTGTTTGGGTTTCGACACGCGAGTGACAATCCTGGGTCACGTGCAGCGAGGAGGCACCCCTTCTGCTTTTGATCGTATCCTGGTATGTTGACTGCATCCGTAgcaacagacccccccccccccccaaccaaaccCTATATGAATCTCTTGATTTGTATCTTGGCTTTTCTCTGTGCTATTCTGAACTTTCGCAGCACCTTTTTTTGTGGACGTTGTAGTCCAGTTCCCGTAATAATAGTAACGCTAAACTTTTGGCGGCAAtatgaataagaaaaaaaagcaaaagtgttGATTCTGCAGCGTCGCCGTTTAATGATCTGTTCACGCAGGCCAGCCGAATGGGTGTGGAGGCTGTTCTCGCCCTGCTGGAGACCACAGCCAATACGCCAGCCTGCGTGGTGTCTCTGTGCGGCAACCAATCAGTGCGCTTGCCTCTGATGGAATGTGTACAGATGGTAGGTGGTAGATTGGTCTGGCAACGCGGTTCGACGTTGACAATAAAGACGAGCCTTAATTGCACCGATAATGGCCGCACGCTCAACAGTGATGGCGTATCCCGTTGCGCGTGGCGATGCGCCATTCGAGAGGCATTTGTGTCCGATTCAGAATGATCCAAAGCCGACGGCAGAGTTTCACTCAGTGAGAGGGACTGAGCAACAAAACTTTTTGAGTTTCATTGCATTTCTTGATACTCGGTAGACTTTTGATGGAAAACATTTGGGCGATGAGTATTTTGGTTTCTGCCCGCATTCATTcgatttgtcatttgttttttttttggttttgcacCTGTCTTCGTCATACGTTTGAATGACCGCCTGCCGTTTCAGACTCAAGAGGTGCAGAAGGCGATGGATGAGAAAAAGTTTGAAGAAGCAGTCAAGCTCCGTGGCAGGTAAGACAATCGTTCTGACCTCGGCTCACTTATGGCCAAGACAAGACGGTTTTGGATTTACGAGCTCATAGAGACAAATGGAGCAAAATGTGCGTGCATCAGCGCAAATGGATAACAAGGCACTTTTGACGACACAATCATAAATCATCATAAACCTTATTAAGCCTGGAATATTTCCCCTTTTCAACTGCAATGGGCTCCATATTTCCCGTCACCCTGATCAAGCTAAGaatttctctgtgtgtgtgtttttacgaCCTGCAGGAGTTTTGAGAACAATCTGAAGACGTACAAATTGCTGGCTCATCGTAAACCGGAGTCTGAACTGCCGACTGTGAgtcacaacaatttttttttctccgccgaCCTGATATGCAAGTTGCTGCTAACTCCAAACAGAAAACAACAGCGTTCTTTGAACATGTTTCCGGTCCGCAATTAAAGCACATTTTCAGTCAAGTGCTTGTCACGCATAATTATCAAGTCAGATGAAGCGCTCTGCGAGAAGAGCGAGGATATATCTCAGCTGCAGTGGTATAAGACCTCTTTGGTCCATGCTGAGGGCTGACTGTGCTCATCTCCCCGATGGGCTTTTGCAGCCTGCCGCTGTGCCTCGCTGCGGAGGCAGCTTTGGACAGAAAATCAGTGAAGTGTGCAGGCAGCGCGGCCCGCCTCATGCTGCGGCGCTCCCATCAGGGGCACTCGTGCAGCTGTGGAAACGATCGAGACAGTCGGAGCGTGTACCTCGGAGCAGAACACGACGCGTTTATTGATTCCTTCTCCAGCGCCTGCCGCTTCACTGTTGAAGCCAACCGAGCGAACTT carries:
- the pfkpa gene encoding ATP-dependent 6-phosphofructokinase, platelet type isoform X2, which translates into the protein MAQSDTKKIFFENLSGAGKAIAVLTSGGDAQGMNAAVRAVVRMGLYVGAKVYFIREGYQGMVDGGENITEAKWESVSSMLQVGGTVIGSARCKDFRTHEGRLKAALNLVKLGITNLCVIGGDGSLTGANLFREEWSGLLAELVEQGSIEQQSVQTYSALHIVGMVGSIDNDFCGTDMTIGTDSALHRIIEVVDAIMTTAQSHQRTFVLEVMGRHCGYLALVSALACGADWVLIPEMPPEDGWEEKMCQKLSANRAVMKRLNIIIVAEGAIDHNNKPITTDCIKDLVVKCLGFDTRVTILGHVQRGGTPSAFDRILASRMGVEAVLALLETTANTPACVVSLCGNQSVRLPLMECVQMTQEVQKAMDEKKFEEAVKLRGRSFENNLKTYKLLAHRKPESELPTSNFNVAVLNVGAPAAGMNAAVRSAVRVGISEGHKMFAVNDGFEGFYKGQIKEIKWSDVGGWTGQGGSLLGTKRTLPAKHVGKIAEQMRTHNINALLVIGGFEALESLLQLYEARATYEDFCIPMCMLPATISNNVPGTDLSIGADTALNAIVETCDRIKQSASGTKRRVFIIETMGGYCGYLATVAGLAAGADAAYIYEEPFDIRDLQANVEHLTEKMKTSIQRGLVLRNENSNDNYTTDFIYQLYSEEGKGVFDCRKNVLGHMQQGGAPSPFDRNFGTKISAKAMHWVTKKLVETFRQGRVFANTEDSCCLLGMRRRALIFQPVVQLKGETDFVHRIPKEQWWLKLRPLMKILAKYKTSYDVSDSGQLEHVVHNQPKDSDASVAM